ACTCAACCACCAACGGGCGCGGCCCGCAGGGAATGCCGGGGCCTTACACATGAACGAGGCCTTCAACAAGAAATCCTTTGATCCCTGTGGACTCGTGTCGCTGCTCGATCAGCTACGCAGGGTGCAACATTCGGCGTGAATCGCCGTTGTACGGAAACGAACGTTCGGTGGTGTGGGAGGACGGCGGCCGCGAGGCCCCCTCCTGCCCGATTCCGCTTCTCTCTTTGGCGGCCAGTTAAATCTTTCCAGACGCCACGAGGGCGGCATGAATGGTCTTGAAAGGAAGAAGAAGGGACAACGGCGCGTCAAGGAAGGGGACAGCTCCATACCCGGCATACCATGCTGCGGCGCGGGTGTTTTTGGCGTCAATAAGAAGTGCTACGCCGCCGACCTGTGACGCAGCCAAAAGGCAGCGCCGGCCAGCCGCAAGGAGCAGTTGGCCGCCGAGGCCACGGCCTTGAATCGATTGGTCCACAGCCAGCCGGGCCAGCCGAAACACCGGCACGTCATGGCGGGCAAGGCCGCGTTTGACGAGTTCTGGTGTGCGGTCGTAGGCAATGGAGGCGGGGCTGACGCTGTAAAACCCGAGGATGCTGTTGCCGCCTGCATCGCTGATGGCCAGAAATGTTTTGGCTCCACCCTGGACATGGCTTTTCCGTGCGTGGCGGCGCAAAAAATCATTTAGAGCAACGTCGCCACAATCGAAGGACTCTCG
The nucleotide sequence above comes from Desulfovibrio sp. TomC. Encoded proteins:
- a CDS encoding GNAT family N-acetyltransferase; translation: MRRHARKSHVQGGAKTFLAISDAGGNSILGFYSVSPASIAYDRTPELVKRGLARHDVPVFRLARLAVDQSIQGRGLGGQLLLAAGRRCLLAASQVGGVALLIDAKNTRAAAWYAGYGAVPFLDAPLSLLLPFKTIHAALVASGKI